The following proteins are co-located in the Deltaproteobacteria bacterium genome:
- a CDS encoding OmpA family protein, which produces MRSSCRKVLAIALLALAAGCATSKQAQLSSALGASGFETRVDDRGVTVLVTDVLFDFDSSELTPAGAAAVATIAEIVKRLAPANRLICEGHTDARGTDAYNFELSLRRARRVADALSASGIDAQRIISQGLGETRPLAKERKADGGDDPAGRARNRRVEVVIANAE; this is translated from the coding sequence ATGAGGAGCAGCTGTAGGAAGGTGCTGGCGATCGCGTTGCTCGCGCTCGCCGCGGGCTGCGCGACGAGCAAACAGGCGCAACTTTCGAGCGCGCTCGGCGCCAGCGGCTTCGAGACCCGCGTCGACGACCGCGGCGTCACGGTGCTCGTGACGGACGTGCTCTTCGACTTCGACAGCTCCGAGCTCACGCCGGCGGGCGCTGCCGCGGTCGCGACGATCGCCGAGATCGTGAAGCGCCTCGCGCCCGCGAACCGTCTGATCTGCGAGGGCCACACCGACGCGCGCGGCACGGACGCGTACAACTTCGAGCTCTCCTTGCGACGCGCGCGCCGCGTCGCGGATGCGCTCTCGGCGTCGGGCATCGATGCTCAGCGAATCATTTCGCAGGGCCTCGGTGAGACCCGGCCGCTCGCGAAGGAGAGGAAGGCCGACGGCGGCGACGACCCCGCAGGCCGCGCGCGCAATCGGCGCGTCGAGGTGGTGATCGCGAACGCGGAGTAG